Proteins from a single region of Mytilus trossulus isolate FHL-02 chromosome 2, PNRI_Mtr1.1.1.hap1, whole genome shotgun sequence:
- the LOC134707367 gene encoding dolichyldiphosphatase 1-like, whose product MADVNTGNLAPDVTESSTQTIQWKSISLTHVEYPKGDLIGYVLAWFSLVPIFVCVGFAALIIFRRDLHTISYFIGILLNEVLNLVLKHVIREHRPLRGRQTLFTEYGMPSSHAQFAWFFSTYMVFFLFIRVYRNSNWVDDLWKYITSIGCFFVSSLVLYSRVYLAYHTFFQVSCGALMGLFLGAVWFGVVQIVLTPLFPTLAAHPVGEFFMLRDSTLIPHVMWFEYTSSRTEARSRQRKMTSRKSQ is encoded by the exons ATGGCAGATGTCAACACTGGAAATTTGGCACCTGATGTCACAGAAAGTAGCACACAAACCATACAATGGAAGTCTATATCCTTAACTCATGTGGAATATCCAAAAG GAGATTTGATTGGATATGTTTTAGCATGGTTTAGTCTGGTTCCAATTTTTGTGTGTGTTGGCTTTGCTGCTCTCATTATTTTTAGACGTGATTTACACACG atttcatattttattggtATACTCCTGAATGAAGTGTTGAATTTAGtattaaaacatgtaataaGGGAACACAGACCATTGAGAG GAAGACAGACATTATTTACAGAATATGGAATGCCATCAAGTCATGCACAGTTTGCTTGGTTCTTTTCTACATAtatggttttctttttatttataag AGTATACAGAAATAGTAACTGGGTAGATGATTTATGGAAGTATATAACAAGTAtaggttgtttttttgtatcttcTTTAGTTCTTTATAGTAG ggtGTATTTAGCCTACCATACATTTTTCCAAGTATCTTGTGGTGCTTTAATGGGGTTATTTCTAGGAGCTGTATGGTTTGGTGTTGTACAAATTGTTTTAACTCCTTTATTTCCAACTTTAGCTGCTCA TCCTGTTGGAGAATTTTTTATGTTACGAGATTCTACTTTAATTCCTCATGTCATGTGGTTTGAATATACTTCATCTAGAACTGAAGCCAG aAGTAGGCAAAGAAAAATGACATCCAGAAAATCCCAATAA